A portion of the Helicobacter pylori NQ4053 genome contains these proteins:
- the mqnE gene encoding aminofutalosine synthase MqnE produces the protein MDFLEKVLDNQVTESKELVKLYDYDLYTLGEAADRMRQNMHQKIVYFNVNRHLNPSNICADACKFCAFSAHRKNPNPYEMSLEEILEKVKNSYNKGIKEVHIVSAHNPNYSYEWYLKVFETIKQEMPNLHLKAMTAAEVHFLSVKFNKPFELVLEDMLKAGVDSMPGGGAEIFDEEVRRKICKGKVGSSRWLEIHAYWHKLGKMSNATMLFGHIEDKIHRIDHMLRIKKTQSPKNKVENKEGGFNAFIPLLYQKENNYLKVGKSPSAIEILKTIAISRILLNNIPHIKAYWATLGLNLALVAQEFGANDLDGTIEIESIQSAAGAKSRHGLEKEDLIFKIKDSGFVAVERDSLYNFIQKF, from the coding sequence ATGGACTTTTTAGAAAAAGTATTAGACAATCAAGTTACTGAAAGCAAAGAATTAGTGAAGCTTTATGATTATGATTTATACACGCTAGGGGAAGCAGCGGATCGCATGCGCCAAAACATGCACCAAAAAATCGTGTATTTTAATGTCAATAGGCATTTAAACCCTAGCAATATTTGTGCGGACGCTTGCAAATTTTGCGCTTTTTCAGCCCACAGAAAAAACCCTAACCCTTATGAAATGAGCTTAGAAGAAATCCTAGAAAAGGTTAAAAACTCCTACAACAAGGGGATTAAAGAAGTCCATATCGTGAGCGCTCATAACCCTAATTACTCCTATGAATGGTATTTAAAGGTGTTTGAAACCATCAAACAAGAAATGCCTAACTTGCATTTAAAGGCCATGACCGCTGCAGAAGTGCATTTTTTAAGCGTTAAATTCAACAAACCTTTTGAATTGGTGTTAGAAGACATGCTCAAAGCCGGGGTGGATTCCATGCCAGGTGGGGGAGCAGAGATTTTTGATGAAGAAGTTAGGCGTAAAATCTGTAAGGGCAAGGTGGGTTCTTCTCGGTGGTTAGAAATCCATGCTTATTGGCACAAATTAGGCAAAATGAGTAACGCTACCATGCTTTTTGGGCATATTGAAGATAAAATCCATCGCATCGATCACATGCTAAGGATCAAAAAAACTCAAAGCCCTAAAAATAAAGTAGAAAATAAAGAAGGGGGCTTTAACGCATTCATTCCCTTGCTGTATCAAAAAGAAAACAACTATTTGAAAGTGGGAAAATCCCCTAGCGCGATAGAAATCCTAAAAACCATCGCTATATCCCGCATTCTTTTAAATAATATCCCCCACATTAAAGCTTATTGGGCGACTTTGGGCTTGAATTTGGCTTTAGTGGCTCAAGAATTTGGCGCTAACGATTTAGACGGCACGATAGAAATAGAGAGCATTCAAAGTGCGGCCGGCGCGAAAAGCCGGCATGGTTTAGAAAAAGAAGATTTGATATTTAAAATCAAGGATTCTGGCTTTGTTGCGGTAGAAAGGGATAGTTTGTATAATTTTATACAAAAATTTTAA
- the bamA gene encoding outer membrane protein assembly factor BamA: MNTSVEALENDGSKPNDLASPKETTKEAQKSETQKNEAQNETPQSNQTPKEMKVKSISYVGLSYMSDMLANEIVKIRVGDIVDSKKIDTAVLALFNQGYFKDVYATFESGILEFHFDEKARIAGVEIKGYGTEKEKDGLKSQMGIKKGDTFDEQKLEHAKTALKTALEGQGYYGSVVEVRTQKVSEGALLIVFDVNRGDSIYIKQSIYEGSAKLKHRLIESLSANKQRDFMGWMWGLNDGKLRLDQLEYDSLRIQDVYMRRGYLDAHISSPFLKTDFSTHDAKLHYKVKEGIQYRISDILIEIDNPVVPLKTLEKALKVKRKDVFNIEHLRADAQILKTEIADKGYAFAVVKPDLDKDEKNGLVKVIYRIEVGDMVHINDVIISGNQRTSDRIIRRELLLGPKDKYNLTKLRNSENSLRRLGFFSKVKIEEKRVNSSLMDLLVSVEEGRTGQLQFGLGYGSYGGLMLNGSVSERNLFGTGQSMSLYANIATGGGRSYPGMPRGAGRMFAGNLSLTNPRIFDSWYSSTINLYADYRISYQYIQQGGGFGVNVGRMLGNRTHVSLGYNLNVTKLLGFSSPLYNRYYSSVNEVVSPRQCSTPASVIINRLSGGRTPLVPESCSSPGAITTSPEIKGIWDRDYHTPITSSFTLDVSYDNTDDYYFPRNGVIFSSYATMSGLPSSGTLNSWNGLGGNVRNTKVYGKFAAYHHLQKYLLIDLIARFKTQGGYIFRYNTDDYLPLNSTFYMGGVTTVRGFRNGSVTPKDEFGLWLGGDGIFTASTELSYGVLKAAKMRLAWFFDFGFLTFKTPTRGSFFYNAPFTTANFKDYGVIGAGFERATWRASTGLQIEWISPMGPLVLIFPIAFFNQWGDGNGKKCKGLCFNPNMDDYTQHFEFSMGTRF; encoded by the coding sequence ATGAATACCAGCGTTGAAGCTTTAGAAAATGACGGCTCTAAACCAAACGATTTGGCTTCTCCAAAAGAAACCACAAAAGAGGCTCAAAAAAGTGAGACTCAAAAGAATGAAGCTCAAAACGAAACCCCCCAATCCAATCAAACGCCTAAAGAAATGAAAGTCAAGTCCATTTCTTATGTCGGGCTTTCTTACATGTCTGACATGCTCGCTAATGAGATTGTAAAGATTCGTGTGGGCGATATTGTGGATTCTAAAAAAATAGACACCGCTGTTTTGGCTTTGTTCAATCAAGGGTATTTTAAAGACGTTTATGCCACTTTTGAAAGCGGCATATTAGAGTTTCATTTTGATGAAAAAGCCAGGATTGCCGGGGTAGAAATCAAGGGTTATGGGACTGAAAAGGAAAAAGACGGCTTAAAATCCCAAATGGGGATCAAAAAGGGCGACACCTTTGATGAGCAAAAATTAGAGCATGCTAAAACGGCTTTAAAAACCGCTTTAGAGGGGCAGGGCTATTATGGGAGCGTGGTGGAGGTGCGCACCCAAAAGGTCAGTGAGGGCGCGTTATTAATCGTGTTTGATGTGAATAGGGGGGATAGTATTTATATCAAACAATCCATTTATGAGGGAAGTGCGAAATTAAAACACCGCTTGATTGAATCTTTGAGCGCGAACAAGCAACGAGATTTCATGGGCTGGATGTGGGGCTTGAATGACGGAAAATTGCGTCTAGATCAATTAGAATACGATTCTTTGCGTATCCAAGATGTGTATATGCGTAGGGGTTATTTAGACGCTCATATTTCTTCGCCTTTTTTGAAAACGGATTTTTCTACCCATGACGCTAAGCTTCATTATAAAGTCAAAGAGGGGATCCAATACAGGATTTCAGACATTTTAATAGAGATTGACAACCCGGTAGTCCCCTTAAAAACCTTAGAAAAAGCGCTTAAAGTGAAAAGAAAAGATGTCTTTAATATTGAGCATTTAAGAGCGGATGCGCAAATTTTAAAAACCGAAATTGCCGATAAGGGTTATGCGTTTGCGGTGGTGAAGCCAGACTTGGATAAAGATGAAAAAAACGGGCTTGTGAAAGTCATTTATCGTATTGAAGTGGGCGATATGGTGCATATCAATGATGTCATCATTTCAGGGAACCAACGCACGAGCGATCGAATCATTAGAAGGGAGTTATTGTTAGGGCCTAAGGATAAATACAACTTGACCAAACTGAGAAATTCCGAAAATTCTTTGAGGCGTTTAGGGTTTTTCTCTAAAGTCAAAATTGAAGAAAAAAGGGTGAATAGCTCACTCATGGATTTATTAGTGAGCGTAGAAGAGGGGCGTACTGGGCAGTTGCAATTTGGGTTAGGCTATGGCTCTTATGGAGGGCTTATGCTTAATGGGAGCGTGAGCGAAAGAAACCTTTTTGGCACAGGCCAAAGCATGAGCTTGTATGCTAACATCGCTACAGGGGGGGGTAGATCTTATCCGGGCATGCCAAGAGGGGCGGGGCGTATGTTTGCGGGGAATTTGAGCTTAACTAATCCAAGGATTTTTGACAGCTGGTATAGCTCTACGATCAATCTTTATGCGGACTATAGGATAAGCTACCAATACATCCAACAAGGCGGAGGCTTTGGGGTGAATGTCGGGCGCATGCTGGGTAACAGAACCCATGTGAGCTTAGGGTATAACTTGAACGTTACCAAACTCCTTGGTTTCAGCAGCCCTTTATACAACCGCTACTATTCCTCTGTGAATGAAGTGGTTTCTCCAAGACAATGTTCCACACCCGCATCGGTGATTATCAATCGCTTATCAGGCGGTAGGACTCCATTGGTCCCTGAAAGCTGTTCTAGTCCTGGAGCGATCACCACTTCACCAGAAATAAAAGGTATTTGGGATAGGGATTACCACACGCCTATCACCAGCTCTTTCACTCTTGATGTGAGCTATGACAACACCGATGATTATTATTTCCCTAGAAATGGGGTTATCTTTAGCTCTTATGCGACGATGTCTGGTTTGCCAAGCTCTGGCACGCTCAATTCGTGGAACGGGTTAGGAGGGAATGTCCGTAACACCAAAGTTTATGGTAAATTCGCCGCTTACCACCATTTGCAAAAATATTTATTGATAGATTTGATCGCTCGCTTTAAAACGCAAGGGGGCTATATCTTTAGGTATAACACCGATGATTACTTGCCCTTAAACTCCACTTTCTACATGGGGGGCGTAACCACGGTGAGAGGCTTTAGAAACGGCTCAGTTACGCCTAAAGATGAGTTTGGCTTGTGGCTTGGAGGCGATGGGATTTTTACCGCTTCTACTGAATTGAGCTATGGGGTGCTAAAAGCGGCTAAAATGCGCTTAGCGTGGTTTTTTGACTTTGGTTTCTTAACCTTTAAAACCCCAACTAGGGGGAGTTTCTTCTATAACGCTCCCTTCACGACAGCGAATTTTAAAGATTATGGCGTGATAGGGGCTGGGTTTGAAAGAGCGACTTGGAGAGCTTCTACAGGCTTACAGATTGAATGGATTTCGCCCATGGGGCCTTTGGTGTTGATTTTCCCTATAGCGTTTTTCAACCAATGGGGCGATGGCAATGGCAAAAAATGTAAAGGGCTATGCTTCAACCCTAACATGGACGATTACACGCAACACTTTGAATTTTCTATGGGAACAAGGTTTTAA
- a CDS encoding dehypoxanthine futalosine cyclase: protein MRINREEILDLMKNAPLKELGQRALRVKQRLHPENLTTFIVDRNINYTNICFVDCKFCAFKRTLKEKDAYVLSYEEIDQKIEELLAIGGTQILFQGGVHPQLKIDYYENLVSHIAQKFPTITIHGFSAVEIDYISKISKLSLKEVLERLKNAGLSSIPGAGAEILSDRVRDVIAPKKLSSDRWIEVHRMAHLCGIKSTATMMFGSVDNEEDVIEHLQRVRDLQDETGGFRAFILWSFQPNNTPLKEEIPSIKKASSNRYLRYLACSRIFLDNIQNIQSSWVTQGSMIGQLALLFGANDLGSVMMEENVVKAAGTSFCMNEAEMIELIEDIGSVAAKRNTAYEILKRYPAKAKV from the coding sequence ATGCGCATCAACAGAGAAGAAATTTTGGATTTAATGAAAAACGCGCCCTTGAAAGAATTAGGGCAAAGGGCTTTGAGAGTGAAGCAACGCTTGCACCCTGAAAACTTGACGACTTTTATTGTGGATAGGAATATCAATTACACCAATATTTGTTTTGTGGATTGCAAGTTTTGCGCGTTCAAACGCACCCTAAAAGAAAAAGACGCCTATGTGTTGAGCTATGAAGAAATTGATCAAAAGATTGAAGAATTGCTCGCCATTGGCGGCACGCAGATCCTTTTTCAAGGGGGGGTGCACCCGCAGCTAAAGATTGACTATTATGAAAATTTAGTCAGCCATATCGCTCAAAAATTCCCCACCATTACCATTCATGGTTTTAGCGCAGTTGAGATTGATTACATTTCTAAAATCTCTAAATTGTCTTTAAAAGAAGTTTTAGAAAGGTTGAAAAACGCTGGGTTAAGCTCCATTCCAGGAGCGGGAGCAGAAATACTAAGCGATAGGGTGCGCGATGTCATTGCTCCTAAAAAATTGAGCAGTGATCGGTGGATTGAAGTGCATAGAATGGCCCATCTTTGCGGGATTAAAAGCACGGCTACCATGATGTTTGGGAGCGTGGATAATGAAGAAGATGTAATAGAGCATTTACAAAGGGTACGCGATTTGCAAGATGAAACCGGCGGCTTTAGGGCTTTTATTTTATGGAGTTTTCAGCCCAACAACACCCCCTTAAAAGAAGAAATCCCAAGCATTAAAAAAGCGAGTTCCAATCGGTATTTACGCTATTTGGCATGCAGTAGGATTTTTTTGGATAACATTCAAAACATCCAAAGTTCATGGGTTACTCAAGGCTCTATGATAGGGCAGTTAGCCTTATTGTTTGGAGCGAATGATTTAGGGAGTGTGATGATGGAAGAAAATGTAGTGAAAGCGGCCGGGACGAGTTTTTGCATGAATGAAGCGGAAATGATAGAACTTATTGAAGACATTGGGAGCGTGGCGGCTAAACGAAACACCGCTTATGAAATTTTAAAGCGTTATCCGGCTAAAGCAAAGGTATAA
- a CDS encoding M16 family metallopeptidase — translation MKKFLITLLLGVFMGLQASALTHQEINQAKVPVIYEENHLLPMGFIHLAFRGGGSLSDKDQLGLAKLFAQVLNEGTKELGAVGFAQLLEQKAISLNVDTSAEDLQITLEFLKEYEDEAIMRLKELLKSPNFTQNALEKVKTQMLAALLQKESDFDYLAKLTLKQELFANTPLANAALGTKESLQKIKLDDLKQQFAKVFELNKLVVVLGGDLKIDQTLKRLNNALNFLPQGKAYEEPYFETSDKKSEKVLYKDTEQAFVYFGAPFKIKDLKQDLAKSKVMMFVLGGGFGSRLMEKIRVQEGLAYSVYIRSNFSKVAHFASGYLQTKLSTQAKSVALVKKIIKEFIEKGMTQQELDDAKKFLLGSEPLRNETISSRLNTTYNYFYLGLPLNFNQTLLNQIQKMSLKEINDFIKDHTEINDLTFAIVSNKKSKDK, via the coding sequence ATGAAAAAATTTTTAATCACTTTATTATTAGGAGTTTTTATGGGGTTACAAGCGAGCGCTTTGACACACCAAGAAATCAATCAAGCTAAAGTCCCTGTGATTTATGAAGAAAACCATTTATTGCCTATGGGGTTTATCCATTTAGCTTTTAGGGGGGGTGGGAGCTTAAGCGATAAAGATCAGTTGGGTTTGGCGAAATTATTCGCGCAAGTTTTAAACGAAGGCACTAAGGAGCTTGGTGCGGTGGGATTTGCGCAACTTTTAGAGCAAAAAGCGATCAGTTTGAATGTGGATACCAGCGCAGAAGATTTGCAAATCACTTTAGAATTTTTAAAAGAATACGAAGATGAAGCTATCATGCGTTTAAAAGAGCTTTTGAAATCCCCTAATTTCACGCAAAACGCTTTAGAAAAAGTCAAAACCCAAATGTTGGCCGCGCTTTTACAAAAAGAAAGCGACTTTGACTATTTGGCTAAACTGACTTTAAAACAAGAGCTTTTTGCTAACACCCCTTTAGCTAATGCAGCTTTAGGCACTAAAGAGAGTCTTCAAAAAATCAAGCTAGACGATTTGAAACAGCAATTTGCTAAGGTTTTTGAACTCAATAAGCTCGTGGTGGTGCTTGGGGGCGATTTGAAAATCGATCAAACCCTTAAGCGTTTGAATAACGCTCTTAATTTCTTGCCGCAAGGTAAAGCGTATGAAGAGCCTTATTTTGAAACGAGCGATAAAAAAAGCGAAAAAGTTCTCTATAAAGACACTGAACAGGCTTTCGTGTATTTTGGTGCGCCCTTTAAAATCAAGGATTTAAAACAGGATTTAGCGAAATCTAAAGTCATGATGTTTGTGCTTGGGGGGGGGTTTGGCTCTCGTTTAATGGAAAAAATCAGGGTTCAAGAGGGCTTGGCTTATAGCGTGTATATCCGCTCTAATTTTTCTAAAGTGGCGCATTTTGCTAGCGGGTATTTGCAAACCAAGCTCAGCACTCAAGCTAAAAGCGTTGCCTTGGTTAAAAAAATAATTAAAGAATTTATAGAAAAAGGCATGACGCAACAAGAATTAGACGACGCTAAAAAGTTTTTACTAGGCTCTGAGCCTTTAAGGAATGAAACGATCTCTAGCCGCTTGAACACCACTTACAATTATTTTTATTTAGGTTTGCCTTTAAATTTCAATCAAACGCTGCTCAATCAAATCCAAAAAATGAGTTTGAAAGAAATCAATGATTTCATTAAAGACCACACCGAGATCAATGACTTGACTTTTGCCATTGTGAGCAATAAAAAGAGTAAGGACAAATAA
- the gatB gene encoding Asp-tRNA(Asn)/Glu-tRNA(Gln) amidotransferase subunit GatB, translating into MPFEAVIGLEVHVQLNTKTKIFCSCSTSFGETPNSNTCPVCLGLPGALPVLNQEVVKKAIQLGTAIEAHINQHSIFARKNYFYPDLPKAYQISQFEVPIVSDGKLEIDTKEGTKIVRIERAHMEEDAGKNIHEGSCSLVDLNRACTPLLEIVSKPDMKNSEEAIAYLKKLHAIVRFTGISDANMQEGNFRCDANVSIRPKGDEKLYTRVEIKNLNSFRFIAKAIEYEIERQSAAWESGRYDEEVVQETRLFDTAKGITLSMRNKEESADYRYFKDPDLYPVFIDEKLLKEAQKINELPSAKKIRYMKDFNLKEDDANLLVSDPLLAEYFESMLNLGVKAKTSVTWLCVELLGRLKAEVTLENCGISAHMLGALAKRIDEGKISGKSAKDVLDRLLEEHGGDVDALIEQMGLSQVNDTEAIVKVVEEVLKNNADKVLEYKSGKDKLFGFFVGQAMKNLKGANPSVVNAILKEKLG; encoded by the coding sequence ATGCCATTTGAAGCTGTAATCGGGCTAGAAGTCCATGTCCAACTCAACACCAAAACCAAAATCTTTTGCTCTTGTTCTACAAGCTTTGGAGAAACCCCCAATTCTAACACCTGCCCTGTGTGTTTGGGCTTACCGGGAGCTTTGCCGGTATTGAATCAAGAAGTGGTTAAAAAAGCCATCCAATTAGGCACAGCCATTGAGGCTCATATCAACCAACATTCCATTTTTGCGAGGAAAAATTACTTTTACCCTGATTTGCCTAAGGCTTATCAAATTTCGCAGTTTGAAGTCCCCATTGTGAGCGATGGGAAGTTAGAGATTGACACCAAAGAGGGCACAAAAATCGTGCGTATTGAAAGAGCCCACATGGAAGAAGACGCTGGTAAAAATATCCATGAGGGCAGCTGTTCTTTAGTGGATTTGAACCGCGCTTGCACCCCTTTATTAGAAATTGTCAGCAAGCCGGACATGAAAAATAGTGAAGAAGCCATAGCGTATTTGAAAAAGCTCCATGCTATCGTGCGTTTTACAGGGATTTCTGATGCGAACATGCAAGAGGGGAATTTCAGGTGCGATGCGAACGTGTCCATTAGACCCAAAGGCGATGAAAAGCTTTACACGAGGGTGGAAATCAAAAACTTGAATAGCTTTAGATTCATCGCTAAAGCGATTGAATACGAGATAGAACGCCAAAGCGCGGCGTGGGAAAGTGGGCGTTATGATGAAGAGGTGGTTCAAGAAACGCGCCTTTTTGACACCGCCAAAGGGATCACCCTTTCTATGCGCAATAAAGAAGAGTCAGCGGATTACCGCTATTTTAAAGATCCGGATTTGTATCCTGTTTTTATTGATGAGAAACTTTTAAAAGAAGCTCAAAAGATCAATGAATTGCCCAGCGCGAAAAAAATCCGCTACATGAAAGATTTTAACCTTAAAGAAGACGATGCGAATTTATTGGTGAGCGATCCTTTATTGGCGGAGTATTTTGAAAGCATGCTTAATCTTGGGGTTAAGGCTAAAACGAGCGTGACATGGCTTTGCGTGGAATTATTAGGGCGCTTGAAGGCTGAAGTTACTTTAGAGAATTGTGGGATTAGCGCTCACATGTTAGGCGCTTTAGCCAAACGCATTGATGAGGGCAAGATTTCAGGCAAGAGCGCTAAAGATGTGTTAGACAGGCTTTTAGAAGAGCATGGGGGCGATGTGGATGCACTCATTGAGCAAATGGGCTTGTCTCAAGTCAATGACACGGAAGCGATTGTTAAAGTGGTAGAAGAAGTGTTAAAAAACAACGCTGATAAGGTGCTTGAATACAAAAGCGGTAAGGACAAGCTTTTTGGGTTTTTTGTAGGGCAAGCGATGAAAAATCTAAAAGGGGCTAATCCTAGCGTGGTGAATGCTATTTTGAAAGAGAAATTGGGTTGA
- the rnc gene encoding ribonuclease III: MKNKRSQNSPYITPNSSYTTLEKALGYSFKDKRLLEQALTHKSCKLALNNERLEFLGDAVLGLVIGELLYHKFYQYDEGKLSKLRASIVSAHGFTKLAKAIALQDYLRVSSSEEISKGREKPSILSSAFEALMAGVYLEAGLAKVRKIMQNLLNRAYKRLDLEHLFMDYKTALQELTQAQFCVIPSYQLLQEKGPDHHKEFEMALYIQDKMYATAKGKSKKEAEQQCAYYALQKLKEAK; this comes from the coding sequence ATGAAAAACAAACGCTCTCAAAACAGCCCTTACATAACGCCTAATAGCTCTTATACAACGCTAGAAAAAGCTTTGGGGTATTCTTTTAAAGACAAGCGTTTATTGGAGCAAGCCCTAACGCATAAATCATGCAAGCTCGCTTTAAACAATGAGCGCTTGGAATTTTTGGGCGATGCGGTGTTGGGTTTGGTGATAGGGGAGTTGCTATACCATAAATTCTATCAATACGATGAGGGCAAACTCTCTAAATTAAGGGCTTCTATTGTGAGCGCGCATGGTTTTACGAAATTAGCGAAAGCGATTGCTTTGCAGGATTATTTGCGCGTTTCTTCTTCTGAAGAAATTTCTAAGGGGAGAGAAAAACCCTCTATTTTATCAAGCGCTTTTGAGGCTTTAATGGCTGGGGTGTATTTAGAAGCGGGGTTAGCTAAGGTGCGTAAAATCATGCAAAATTTACTCAATCGCGCTTACAAGCGTTTGGATTTGGAGCATTTGTTTATGGACTATAAAACCGCCTTACAGGAATTGACCCAAGCGCAATTTTGCGTGATCCCTTCGTACCAATTACTCCAAGAAAAAGGTCCCGATCACCATAAAGAATTTGAAATGGCTCTATACATTCAAGATAAAATGTATGCAACCGCTAAAGGCAAAAGCAAAAAAGAAGCCGAACAGCAATGCGCTTATTATGCGCTTCAAAAACTGAAGGAAGCCAAATGA
- the aroC gene encoding chorismate synthase has protein sequence MNTLGRFLRLTTFGESHGNIIGGVLDGMPSGIKIDYALLENEMKRRQGGRNVFITPRKEDDKVEITSGVFEDFSTGTPIGFLIHNQRARSKDYDNIKNLFRPSHADFTYFHKYGIRDFRGGGRSSARESAIRVAAGAFAKMLLREIGIVCESGIIKIGGIEAKNYDFNHALKSEIFALDKEQEEAQKTAIQNAIKNHDSIGGVALIRARSVKINQKLPIGLGQGLYAKLDAKIAEAMMGLNGVKAVEIGKGVESSLLKGSEYNDLMNQKGFLSNRSGGVLGGMSNGEEIIVKVHFKPTPSIFQPQQTIDIKGNECECLLKGRHDPCIAIRGSVVCESLLALVLADMVLLNLTSKIEYLKTIYNEN, from the coding sequence ATGAACACTTTGGGGCGTTTTTTAAGGCTCACGACTTTTGGGGAATCGCATGGGAACATCATAGGGGGGGTATTAGACGGCATGCCTAGCGGGATTAAAATAGACTATGCGCTATTAGAAAATGAAATGAAGCGCCGCCAAGGGGGGAGGAATGTTTTCATTACGCCACGAAAAGAAGACGATAAGGTGGAAATAACAAGCGGGGTTTTTGAAGATTTTAGCACAGGGACGCCCATAGGGTTTTTAATCCACAACCAAAGGGCTAGGAGCAAGGATTACGATAACATTAAAAACCTTTTTAGGCCTAGCCATGCGGATTTCACTTATTTTCATAAATACGGAATCAGGGATTTTAGGGGTGGGGGGAGGAGCTCGGCCAGAGAGAGCGCTATAAGAGTGGCTGCTGGGGCGTTTGCTAAAATGCTTTTAAGAGAAATTGGTATTGTTTGTGAAAGCGGGATTATTAAAATTGGGGGCATTGAAGCCAAAAATTACGATTTTAATCACGCTTTAAAAAGCGAGATTTTTGCACTAGACAAAGAACAAGAAGAAGCGCAAAAAACAGCCATTCAAAACGCTATCAAAAACCACGATAGTATCGGGGGCGTGGCTTTGATTAGAGCAAGGAGCGTGAAAATTAATCAAAAACTCCCCATTGGCTTAGGTCAAGGGCTATACGCTAAATTAGACGCTAAAATCGCTGAAGCGATGATGGGGCTTAACGGGGTGAAAGCGGTTGAAATAGGCAAAGGGGTAGAAAGCTCTTTATTAAAAGGCTCAGAGTATAATGATTTAATGAATCAAAAAGGGTTTTTGAGCAATCGTAGCGGAGGGGTTTTAGGGGGCATGAGCAATGGGGAAGAAATTATTGTTAAGGTGCATTTCAAACCCACGCCAAGCATTTTCCAACCTCAACAAACCATAGACATTAAGGGTAATGAGTGCGAATGCTTGTTGAAGGGTAGGCATGATCCTTGTATTGCGATTAGAGGGAGTGTGGTGTGCGAGAGTTTGTTAGCGTTGGTGTTAGCCGATATGGTATTACTCAATTTGACTTCAAAAATAGAGTATTTAAAAACGATTTATAATGAGAATTAA
- a CDS encoding DUF2603 domain-containing protein, which translates to MEKLPKKRVSKTKSQKLIHSLTTQKNRAFLKKISASEMLLELEKGAFKKNEAYFISDEEDKNYVLVPDNVISLLAENARKAFEARLRAELERDIITQAPIDFEDVREVSLQLLENLRQKDGNLPNINTLNFVKQIKKEHPNLFFNFDNMFKQPPFNENNFENFDNSDEENF; encoded by the coding sequence ATGGAAAAATTACCTAAAAAACGAGTTTCTAAAACCAAATCACAAAAACTTATCCATAGCTTAACCACCCAAAAAAACAGAGCCTTTCTCAAAAAAATCAGCGCTAGTGAAATGCTTTTAGAATTAGAAAAAGGGGCGTTTAAAAAAAATGAAGCTTACTTTATTTCTGATGAAGAAGATAAAAATTACGTTTTAGTGCCAGATAATGTGATTTCTCTTTTGGCAGAGAACGCCAGAAAGGCTTTTGAAGCCAGGCTTAGGGCGGAATTAGAAAGGGATATTATCACCCAAGCGCCGATTGATTTTGAAGATGTGCGCGAAGTTTCCTTGCAATTGTTAGAAAATTTACGCCAAAAAGACGGGAATTTGCCCAATATCAACACCTTAAACTTTGTCAAACAAATCAAAAAAGAGCACCCTAATTTATTTTTTAATTTTGACAACATGTTCAAACAACCCCCTTTTAATGAGAATAATTTTGAAAATTTTGACAATAGCGATGAGGAAAATTTTTAA